The following proteins are co-located in the Gorilla gorilla gorilla isolate KB3781 chromosome 7, NHGRI_mGorGor1-v2.1_pri, whole genome shotgun sequence genome:
- the LOC129524344 gene encoding ubiquitin carboxyl-terminal hydrolase 17-like protein 22, translating into MEDDSLYLGGEWQFNHFSKLTSSRPDAAFAEIQPTSLPEKSPLSSETRVDFCDDLAPVARQLAPREKLPLSSRRPAAVGAGLQNMGNTCYVNASLQCLTYTPPLANYMLSREHSQTCHRHKCCMLCTMQAHITRALYRPGHVIHPSQALAAGFHRGKQEDAHEFLMFTVDAMKKACLPGHKQVDHHSKDTTLIHQIFGGYWRSQIKCLHCHGISDTFDPYLDIALDIQAAQSVEQALEQLVKPEELNGENAYRCGLCLQKAPASKTLTLHTSAKVLILVLKRFSDVTGNKLAKNVQYPECLDMQPYMSQQNTGPLVYVLYAVLVHAGWGCHNGHYFSYVKAQEGQWYKMDDAQVTASGITSALSQQAYVLFYIQKSEWERQSESVSRGREPRALGAEDTDRRATQGELKRDHPCLQVPELDEHLVERDTQESTLDHWKFLQEQNKTKPEFNVRKVEGTLPPNVLVIHQSKYKCGMKNHHPQQQSSLLNLSSTNPTDQESMNTGTLASLQGRTRRSKGKNKHSKRALLVCQ; encoded by the coding sequence atggaggacgactcactctacttgggaggtgagtggcagttcaaccacttttcaaaactcacatcttctcggccagatgcagcttttgctgaaatccagccgacttctctccctgagaagtcaccactctcatctgagacccgtgtcgacttctgtgatgatttggctcctgtggcaagacagcttgctcccagggagaagcttcctctgagtagcaggagacctgctgcggtgggggctgggctccagaatatgggaaatacctgctacgtgaacgcttccctgcagtgcctgacatacacaccgccccttgccaactacatgctgtcccgggagcactctcaaacgtgtcatcgtcacaagtgctgcatgctctgtactatgcaagctcacatcacacgggccctctaccgtcctggccatgtcatccacccctcacaggcattggctgctggcttccatagaggcaagcaggaagatgctcacgaatttctcatgttcactgtggatgccatgaaaaaggcatgccttcccgggcacaagcaggtagatcatcactccaaggacaccaccctcatccaccaaatatttggagggtactggagatctcaaatcaagtgtctccactgccacggcatttcagacacctttgacccttacctggacatcgccctggatatccaggcagctcagagtgtcgagcaagctttggaacagttggtgaagcccgaagaactcaatggagagaatgcctatcgttgtggtctttgtctccagaaggcgcctgcctccaagacgttaactttacacacttctgccaaggtcctcatccttgtattgaagagattctccgatgtcacaggcaacaaacttgccaagaatgtgcaatatcctgagtgccttgacatgcagccatacatgtctcagcagaacacaggacctcttgtctatgtcctctatgctgtgctggtccacgctgggtggggttgtcacaacggacattacttctcttatgtcaaagctcaagaaggccagtggtataaaatggatgacgcccaggtcactgcctctggcatcacttctgccctgagtcaacaggcctatgtcctcttttacatccagaagagtgaatgggaaagacagagtgagagtgtgtcaagaggcagggaaccaagagcccttggcgctgaagacacagacaggcgagcaacgcaaggagagctcaagagagaccacccctgcctccaggtacccgagttggacgagcacttggtggaaagagacactcaggaaagcaccttagaccactggaaattcctccaagagcaaaacaaaacgaagcctgagttcaacgtcagaaaagtcgaaggtaccctgcctcccaacgtacttgtgattcatcaatcaaaatacaagtgtgggatgaaaaaccatcatcctcaacagcaaagctccctgctaaacctctcttccacgaacccgacagatcaggagtccatgaacactggcacactcgcttctctgcaagggaggaccaggagatccaaagggaagaacaaacacagcaagagggctctgcttgtgtgccagtga